A single window of Streptomyces xanthii DNA harbors:
- a CDS encoding CBS domain-containing protein encodes MTHLISDVMTEGVIAVRPDTPLTQAAQLMRDEDIGTVMVTDGGRLLGLITDRDIALRAVADGADPRVVEVADLCTTDPVCVSPEEETARAVALMRQHSVRRLPVTSGGRPVGMASLGDLAETHDPESALGEISKVSPTPDQGSAPH; translated from the coding sequence ATGACGCACCTGATCAGCGACGTGATGACGGAGGGCGTGATCGCGGTCCGGCCCGACACGCCCCTGACCCAGGCAGCACAGTTGATGCGCGACGAGGACATCGGCACGGTCATGGTCACCGACGGCGGACGCCTCCTCGGACTGATCACCGACCGGGACATCGCCCTGCGCGCGGTGGCCGACGGCGCGGACCCCCGCGTGGTCGAGGTCGCCGATCTGTGCACGACGGACCCCGTGTGCGTGAGCCCCGAGGAGGAGACCGCCCGCGCGGTCGCCCTGATGCGACAGCACTCCGTCCGGCGACTGCCCGTGACGAGCGGAGGCCGGCCCGTCGGCATGGCCAGCCTCGGCGACCTGGCCGAGACGCACGACCCCGAGTCGGCGCTCGGCGAGATCAGCAAGGTCTCCCCCACGCCCGACCAGGGCTCCGCCCCGCACTGA
- a CDS encoding DUF6479 family protein has product MAAANTVLSAVGAFVGGLFIAGFLIVAFKFGKRVVERESRRPRPDEQPKLPKEWPVHEEREVREPDEVPLAHDESERLMPYQLHPARTKRSKDQHPKKWTPGASGSFGSGGLGRI; this is encoded by the coding sequence TTGGCTGCAGCGAATACCGTGCTCTCCGCTGTCGGGGCCTTCGTCGGAGGCCTGTTCATCGCCGGGTTCCTGATCGTGGCGTTCAAGTTCGGGAAGAGAGTGGTCGAGCGGGAGTCGAGGCGGCCGAGGCCGGACGAACAGCCGAAGCTGCCCAAGGAATGGCCGGTGCACGAGGAGCGGGAGGTGCGTGAGCCGGACGAGGTGCCGCTGGCCCACGACGAGAGCGAACGCCTCATGCCGTACCAGCTGCATCCGGCCCGCACGAAGCGGAGCAAGGACCAGCACCCCAAGAAGTGGACTCCGGGTGCCAGCGGCTCCTTCGGCAGTGGCGGCCTCGGCAGGATCTGA
- the glgB gene encoding 1,4-alpha-glucan branching enzyme, whose protein sequence is MPTRTPANTPPPLDADTRKRLLAGTHHDPHAVLGAHPAPGGVTVRVLRPYARAVSLLVEGRTVELADEGDGLFSVLLPLAEAPAYRLRITYDGRDSETEDPYRFLPALGELDLHLIAEGRHEELWTALGAHPMTHQGVTGTRFTVWAPNALGVRVCGEFCCWDGTAHPMRSLGSSGVWELFVPGIGEGALYKFDITRPDGTHTVRADPMARRTEVPPATASVVTRSAHVWTDDAWMSRRAEHPAHRSPMSVYEVHLPSWRPGLGYRELAGELTAYVTDMGFTHVEFMPVSEHPFGGSWGYQVTGFYAPTSRLGTPDDLRYLIDTLHRAGIGVIMDWVPAHFPKDDWALAEFDGRPLYEPGDTRRAEHPDWGTLTFDYGRTEVRNFLVANASYWFEEFHVDGLRVDAVASMLYLDYSREEGGWTPNEHGGRENLDAVAFLQEMNATVYRRYPGIVTLAEESTAWEGVTRATHHTGSDGFGGLGFGLKWNMGWMHDSLEYIRHEPVHRQYHHGELTFSMVYAYSENYLLPISHDEVVHGKQSLVSKMPGDWWQQRANHRAYLAYMWAHPGKQLLFMGQEFAQGAEWSEAHGPDWWLLDPAYGAEPDHRGVRDLVRDLNLRYSATPALWERDTDPGGFRWVEADAAQDNVLAFLRFGTDGAPLLAVSNFSPVVRHGYPVGVPRAAGAWREVLNTDAARYGGGDVGNPGALSALPGPLGAFPARLLLTLPPLATVWLRPE, encoded by the coding sequence ATGCCGACGCGGACCCCGGCGAACACGCCGCCGCCGCTCGACGCCGACACCCGCAAGCGCCTGCTGGCGGGGACCCATCACGACCCGCACGCGGTGCTCGGGGCGCACCCCGCGCCGGGCGGGGTGACCGTCCGCGTCCTGCGCCCCTACGCGCGGGCGGTGTCGCTCCTCGTGGAGGGCCGGACCGTGGAGCTGGCGGACGAGGGGGACGGCCTGTTCTCCGTCCTTCTGCCGCTCGCCGAGGCTCCCGCGTACCGGCTGCGGATCACGTACGACGGCCGGGACTCGGAGACCGAGGACCCCTACCGGTTCCTTCCGGCGCTCGGTGAGCTCGATCTGCACCTGATCGCCGAGGGCCGGCACGAGGAGCTGTGGACGGCGCTCGGCGCGCACCCCATGACCCACCAGGGCGTCACCGGCACCCGCTTCACCGTGTGGGCGCCGAACGCCCTGGGCGTGCGCGTGTGCGGGGAGTTCTGCTGCTGGGACGGCACCGCCCACCCCATGCGCTCCCTCGGTTCGTCCGGGGTCTGGGAGCTGTTCGTGCCCGGGATCGGCGAGGGCGCGCTCTACAAGTTCGACATCACCCGGCCGGACGGCACGCACACCGTGCGCGCGGACCCGATGGCCCGCCGGACGGAGGTGCCGCCCGCGACCGCCTCCGTGGTCACGCGCTCGGCGCACGTCTGGACGGACGACGCGTGGATGTCCCGGCGCGCCGAGCACCCCGCGCACCGGTCGCCGATGTCGGTGTACGAGGTCCATCTGCCGTCCTGGCGGCCCGGTCTGGGCTACCGCGAGCTGGCCGGGGAACTCACCGCGTACGTGACCGACATGGGGTTCACGCACGTGGAGTTCATGCCGGTCTCCGAGCATCCCTTCGGCGGGTCCTGGGGGTACCAGGTCACCGGCTTCTACGCGCCGACCTCGCGCCTCGGCACCCCGGACGACCTCCGGTACCTGATCGACACGCTGCACCGGGCGGGCATCGGCGTGATCATGGACTGGGTCCCGGCCCACTTCCCGAAGGACGACTGGGCGCTGGCCGAGTTCGACGGCCGTCCGCTGTACGAGCCGGGGGACACACGGCGCGCCGAGCACCCCGACTGGGGCACCCTCACCTTCGATTACGGCCGCACGGAGGTCCGCAACTTCCTGGTGGCGAACGCGAGTTACTGGTTCGAGGAGTTCCACGTCGACGGCCTGCGCGTGGACGCGGTCGCCTCGATGCTCTACCTCGACTACTCGCGCGAGGAGGGCGGCTGGACGCCGAACGAGCACGGCGGCCGGGAGAACCTCGACGCGGTCGCGTTCCTCCAGGAGATGAACGCGACCGTCTACCGGCGCTACCCGGGCATCGTGACGCTCGCCGAGGAGTCGACCGCGTGGGAGGGCGTCACACGGGCCACGCACCACACCGGCTCGGACGGCTTCGGCGGGCTCGGCTTCGGGCTGAAGTGGAACATGGGCTGGATGCACGACTCGCTGGAGTACATCCGGCACGAGCCGGTGCACCGCCAGTACCACCACGGCGAGTTGACCTTCTCCATGGTCTACGCGTACAGCGAGAACTATCTGCTGCCGATCTCCCACGACGAGGTCGTCCACGGCAAGCAGTCCCTCGTCTCGAAGATGCCCGGCGACTGGTGGCAGCAACGCGCCAACCACCGCGCCTACCTCGCCTACATGTGGGCCCACCCGGGCAAGCAACTCCTGTTCATGGGCCAGGAGTTCGCCCAGGGCGCCGAGTGGTCGGAGGCGCACGGCCCCGACTGGTGGCTGCTCGACCCGGCGTACGGCGCGGAGCCGGACCACCGGGGCGTGCGCGACCTCGTCCGGGATCTGAACCTGCGCTACAGCGCGACGCCCGCCCTGTGGGAGCGGGACACCGACCCGGGGGGATTCCGGTGGGTCGAGGCGGACGCGGCGCAGGACAACGTGCTGGCCTTCCTGCGCTTCGGGACCGACGGTGCGCCGCTGCTCGCGGTGAGCAACTTCTCCCCCGTGGTCCGGCACGGGTACCCGGTGGGGGTGCCCAGGGCGGCCGGTGCGTGGCGGGAGGTGCTCAACACGGACGCGGCCCGGTACGGCGGCGGTGACGTCGGCAATCCCGGGGCGCTCAGCGCGCTCCCCGGCCCGCTCGGCGCGTTCCCGGCCCGGCTGCTCCTGACCCTTCCGCCGCTGGCCACGGTGTGGCTGCGCCCGGAGTGA
- a CDS encoding SsgA family sporulation/cell division regulator: MSEPLTHVSVHPHRTATLLHDAVLLRDGLRPLPLGLELHYTSLDPFAVRVTLEVEGAQVRWVLSRETLLLARSRRTGTGEVAAWPVPGAADAPPALRIRLGPVEGCAVVETERDVVSEWLDVTARLVPPGEESSHIDWDGFLTGLSDDA, encoded by the coding sequence GTGTCCGAACCCCTCACCCACGTGTCGGTGCATCCGCACCGGACCGCCACCCTCCTCCACGACGCCGTGCTGCTCCGGGACGGGCTGCGTCCGCTGCCCCTGGGCCTCGAACTGCACTACACCTCGCTGGACCCCTTCGCCGTCCGCGTCACGCTGGAGGTGGAGGGGGCGCAGGTCCGCTGGGTCCTGTCGCGGGAGACGCTCCTGCTCGCCCGCAGCCGGCGCACGGGGACCGGCGAGGTGGCCGCCTGGCCCGTGCCCGGCGCGGCCGACGCGCCGCCCGCGCTGCGGATCCGGCTCGGTCCGGTCGAGGGCTGCGCCGTGGTGGAGACGGAGCGCGACGTGGTGTCCGAGTGGCTGGACGTCACGGCGCGGCTGGTCCCGCCGGGCGAGGAGTCGTCGCACATCGACTGGGACGGCTTTCTCACCGGCCTCTCCGACGACGCCTGA
- a CDS encoding aminotransferase class I/II-fold pyridoxal phosphate-dependent enzyme codes for MPPDIDHSQAPVLEALAEHHRLHRLGFTPPGHKQARGADPAVRAVLGDAVFQGDVLASGGLDDRRTRGRVLERAEELMADAVHAEHTFFSTCGSSLSVKAAMLAVAGPHEELVIGRDAHKSVVSGLILSGIRPVWVEPRWDAERHLAHPPGAEDFEEAFRAHPDAKGALVTSPTPYGSCADLRGIAEVCHRRSRPLIVDEAWGAHLPFHSRLPSWAMDAGADICVTSIHKMGSGLEQGSVFHLRGELIDPAVLSSRADLLGTTSPSVLIYAGLDGWRRQMALRGADLMGHALDLAGDVRTAIEKIEGLHVNDRDDFCGPGLSDDFDPLPVVIDVEGLGTTGYAVADRLRAHHAVDAHLADHRRISTQITHGDDRDTADALLEALEAVARSGAELRPAPRVDVPAPAELRLEQVRLPRDAYFGPFEDMPLARAAGRVAAEMLTPYPPGIPAVLPGERLDAPVLRYLRTGIAAGMYVPDAADPGLGTVRVSRAEGDNSPISDGS; via the coding sequence ATGCCCCCTGACATCGACCACTCCCAGGCCCCGGTCCTCGAAGCGCTGGCCGAGCACCACAGGCTGCACCGGCTCGGCTTCACGCCACCCGGCCACAAACAGGCCCGGGGCGCGGACCCGGCGGTGCGGGCGGTGCTCGGCGACGCCGTGTTCCAGGGCGACGTCCTCGCCTCGGGCGGACTCGACGACCGGCGCACCCGCGGGCGCGTCCTGGAGCGCGCCGAGGAGCTGATGGCCGATGCCGTGCACGCCGAGCACACGTTCTTCTCCACCTGCGGCAGCTCGCTGTCGGTCAAGGCGGCGATGCTCGCTGTCGCGGGCCCGCACGAGGAGCTTGTGATCGGGCGCGACGCACACAAGTCGGTGGTGTCGGGGCTGATCCTCTCCGGGATCCGGCCGGTGTGGGTCGAGCCGCGCTGGGACGCCGAGCGGCATCTCGCCCACCCGCCGGGCGCCGAGGACTTCGAGGAGGCGTTCCGTGCCCACCCCGACGCCAAGGGCGCCCTGGTCACGAGCCCGACCCCGTACGGGAGCTGCGCCGATCTGCGCGGCATCGCGGAGGTCTGCCATCGCCGCTCCCGGCCGCTGATCGTGGACGAGGCCTGGGGCGCGCACCTGCCGTTCCACTCCCGGCTGCCGTCCTGGGCGATGGACGCGGGCGCCGACATCTGCGTCACTAGCATCCACAAGATGGGCAGCGGCCTGGAGCAGGGCTCGGTCTTCCACCTGCGGGGCGAGCTGATCGACCCCGCCGTGCTGAGCTCCCGGGCCGATCTGCTCGGCACCACCAGTCCGTCCGTGCTGATCTACGCGGGCCTGGACGGGTGGCGGCGGCAGATGGCGCTGCGCGGAGCGGACCTGATGGGGCACGCGCTCGACCTGGCCGGCGACGTGCGGACCGCGATCGAGAAGATCGAGGGGCTGCACGTGAACGACCGGGACGACTTCTGCGGCCCCGGACTCTCGGACGACTTCGACCCGCTGCCCGTCGTCATCGACGTCGAGGGCCTCGGCACCACGGGGTACGCGGTGGCCGACCGGCTGCGCGCGCACCACGCGGTCGACGCCCACCTGGCCGACCACCGCCGCATCAGCACCCAGATCACCCACGGCGACGACCGCGACACGGCCGACGCGCTCCTGGAGGCGCTGGAGGCCGTGGCCCGGTCCGGCGCGGAGCTGCGTCCCGCGCCGCGCGTCGACGTGCCCGCTCCGGCGGAGCTCCGCCTCGAACAGGTCCGGTTGCCGCGCGACGCCTACTTCGGGCCCTTCGAGGACATGCCGCTCGCGCGGGCGGCGGGGCGCGTCGCGGCCGAGATGCTGACGCCGTACCCGCCCGGCATCCCGGCGGTGCTCCCCGGGGAGCGGCTCGACGCGCCCGTGCTGCGGTACCTGCGGACCGGGATCGCGGCGGGCATGTACGTGCCGGACGCGGCGGACCCCGGTCTCGGCACCGTGCGCGTGAGCCGCGCAGAGGGCGACAACTCGCCCATATCCGATGGAAGTTGA
- a CDS encoding helix-turn-helix transcriptional regulator: MTAAPEPHTGWTFLTNHARVLSAVAIEPTLRIRDIAAHCRLTERAVQKILADLEKDGYLTHTRRGRSNTYRVSDGTILRHPAEAGLTVSDLLGMLARHDAEHAEDGAPVSEDRVRLQ, from the coding sequence ATGACTGCAGCACCGGAACCGCACACCGGTTGGACCTTCCTCACCAACCACGCTCGCGTCCTGTCCGCGGTCGCGATCGAGCCGACCCTGCGCATCCGGGACATCGCCGCCCACTGCCGGCTCACCGAGCGGGCCGTCCAGAAGATCCTCGCGGACCTGGAGAAGGACGGCTATCTCACCCATACGCGGCGTGGTCGCTCGAACACCTACCGCGTCTCCGACGGCACGATTCTCCGCCATCCGGCCGAGGCGGGCCTGACCGTGTCGGACCTCCTGGGCATGCTGGCGCGGCACGACGCGGAACACGCGGAAGACGGAGCCCCTGTGTCGGAAGACAGAGTCCGTTTGCAGTGA
- a CDS encoding VOC family protein — protein MPVARYCLVAVDCPDPAALAGFYAALLGGEVRQDGEDWYDLYAPGDHRIAFQRAAGHRPPEWPRADENSQQLHLDLKVDDMADAEAQVLALGGMPLDLDDEDGKRGFRVYADPAGHPFCLVRA, from the coding sequence ATGCCTGTTGCCCGGTACTGCCTGGTCGCCGTGGACTGTCCCGACCCCGCCGCACTGGCCGGCTTCTACGCCGCGCTGCTCGGCGGCGAGGTCCGGCAGGACGGTGAGGACTGGTACGACCTGTACGCGCCCGGCGACCACCGCATCGCCTTCCAGCGCGCCGCGGGCCACCGACCGCCCGAGTGGCCCCGCGCCGACGAGAACTCCCAGCAGCTGCATCTGGACCTGAAGGTCGACGACATGGCGGACGCCGAGGCGCAGGTCCTGGCCCTGGGCGGCATGCCGCTGGACCTGGACGACGAGGACGGCAAGCGCGGCTTCCGGGTGTACGCGGATCCGGCCGGGCATCCGTTCTGCCTGGTCCGCGCCTGA
- a CDS encoding ANTAR domain-containing protein, protein MSARASLLGVETRHRGDRTLVALSGPLGAGTEQALLENLTQFLRTSGTGLDLDLSQVDHCDCAGLNVLLSTRRRALDEGKSISLHASSPAVRGVLLDTDTLPLFTGAGSAARLTGSTPGADDEDVRAEIGQLREAMQTRPVIDLARGTLMASFRLTPEDAWTVLVAVSQRTNTKLRQVAHDLVHAVTGEGLPDDTRRQLAVAVAEVRRAPSASGSTAD, encoded by the coding sequence ATGTCAGCACGTGCATCCCTGTTGGGCGTCGAGACGAGGCATCGGGGCGACCGCACGCTCGTGGCGCTCTCCGGCCCCCTCGGTGCCGGCACCGAACAGGCCCTCCTCGAGAACCTGACGCAGTTCCTGCGCACCTCGGGGACCGGCCTCGACCTGGACCTGAGTCAGGTGGACCACTGCGACTGCGCCGGGCTGAACGTCCTGCTCAGCACCCGCCGCCGCGCCCTGGACGAGGGGAAGAGCATCTCCTTGCACGCCTCCAGTCCCGCCGTGCGCGGCGTGCTCCTGGACACCGACACGCTGCCCCTGTTCACCGGGGCGGGCAGCGCCGCCCGGCTCACCGGCTCGACGCCGGGCGCGGACGACGAGGACGTGCGGGCCGAGATCGGCCAGCTCCGCGAGGCGATGCAGACCCGGCCCGTCATCGACCTGGCCCGAGGGACACTGATGGCCTCCTTCCGCCTCACACCCGAGGACGCCTGGACGGTCCTCGTCGCCGTCTCCCAGCGCACGAACACGAAGCTGCGACAGGTCGCCCACGATCTCGTGCACGCGGTCACGGGCGAAGGCCTCCCCGACGACACGCGCCGGCAGCTCGCCGTGGCCGTGGCCGAGGTGCGCCGGGCACCCTCCGCCTCCGGATCGACGGCGGATTGA